The window TATCAAGTTTCATAGACAAGTGGGAGGGCCTATATGTGGATGACGGGGACGTAATAGGAGTAGGGCTGAGGAAAGGCAATAGACTCTCTATAGAGGAAATAAGGAAGACTAATTGGGAGAACGTGGGAATAATAAGGAACGAAGAGAGGCTCGAGAAGGCCGTTTCGGTCTACTCCAATGCCGATACTTCCTCGTTAGACGAGGAGGCAAACGCTGCGTTAGTCTCCCTTCTAACTGCCATAGCTGCGAAGACCAGGAAGGAGAGTCGTGGAAACCACTTTAGGGAGGACTTTCCGCAAAGGGACGAGAGGTGGAAGAAAAGGATATATTTCAAGGTAAAATAGAAATATATGGATTGCGAAGCCGCGGTAGTGCTGATAGTCGACGGTAAAAAGTTCTTGGTAGTGAAGAGGGCGGAAAGGCCAGGAGATCCTTGGAGCGGGGACATGGCCCTCCCTGGGGGGAGGGTAAAGCCGGGGGAAAGTTGTATGGAGACGGCGTTAAGGGAATGCAAGGAGGAAATAGGGTTTAGTCCCGAAATACTCGGCTTCCTTGGCTATTACTCCCCAAATAACGTGAAAGTGAAGGTATCTGCGTACTTGGGAAGATATAAGGGCGAGAAAATAAGAATAAATAAGGATGAAATCTCAGCCTACTTCTGGGTTACCAAGGAGGAATTAAAAGAGGGGGACTCGGCCTTCATTTACAAGGGATATAGGATATGGGGAATGACCTACAGGATACTAAGAGACTATATTCAGTCCGGCAACGACCATTTCATCGCTCAAATTCGTCGCCAATCATCACTTGAGTAATAAGTTCTCATACTCCTTTACGTATTTAACGCTTCTCTTGACGTCTACGAACAAGTTAAACGCCTCTCTAACGTCTTCCATCTTCACCACGTTTCTTCCGTTCCTCTTCGCTATTATACTGGAGGGTTCCAGCAACTGCACCGCGTACCTTAAGCTCTCCTCAGTCCCTATCTTCGTTAGCTCCTCTAAAGTCTCGTTGTCCAGCTCGATCTCTAGCTCGTTAGCCCTTATTTTCACGATCTCCCTGATCTCCTCTGCGTTATATGGCCTCGTCGGGATAATCAAGAGCCTGTCCAGCAAGTCCAGGGATATGCCGTGGGGAGACTCTACGTCAGTCCCCCTTATTTTCGTTAAACCCCTGTTGGTGGCGAGTATTAGGATTGGAGCGAGCTCCGACTCCAAGGCCTTCGTCAGGAAGGAGTAGGACTCTATGTCTAGCATATGGGCGTCGTCTATGAACAGGACTCCTGGTAGGAGTTCCGCATTTCCCTTCCCTACTATGTCCTTCACTGTCTTGTCTACTTGCTTCCTTACGTCGTCAGTTATCTCCTTTTCCGTCCAGAGGGAGAAGATTGCCGATAGGGAGATGTTCTGTAACGCCAGGTTTAGGTCCAAGTCGTGGAGCGTGACGGTAGTCACGAGTTCCTTCTCCTTCTTGACTGCACCGGAAGGCACTTCCACAGTCCTGCCTATGTCGTAGTGTACAGAGCCCTTTGCCTTCCCTACCCTAAACACCTCCCCAGTCTGGGCGTCTATCCAAATAACGTCCCCCTTTCTCACGCCCAGCCTAGCTATTTGCTCGGCAACGGCGTCTCCAGCTGTAAGCTTCATTTGGTCGTCCTTTGTGGCCAAGGTGATCTCAACTTCTCTAGGAACTTGGTAATACGGGTTCAGCCTGCTCCTGGCCACCTTGACCTTTAGCTCCTTAACCTCTCCCTCGTATACTAGCCTCTTCTCCCTTAGCCTTACGCCTATTGACTTCCTTATTGCCTGGGTCAGAATCTCGGTCTTCTTCAGCTCGGTGGAGTAGACCTCGGAGGCGTTAATCATGGTAAACGGAGTTCCTTCGCCTAGCTCCTTCGCTATTGCCACCGCTATTGCGGTTTTTCCAGTGCCCGGAGGACCTACTAAAAGTACTCCTTTTCCAGCCATTTTGCCCTCTTTGATGAGCTGGACTACTATCCCTGCAGCTTCCCTTGCTTCAGTCTGGCCCACCATCCCGTCTGCCCTGAAGATGGCTTTTCCCTTCTCGTCTAGTCCTAGCCCCGTTATGTGGCTGTGGATACTTGCCTTTTCCTTCTCTATTTTCCTAATTTCCTTTATTTCTACCATCGTGGATTCAATAAAGATTTTGAGGATAAGTTTTTGAAATTAACTTTCGATCACTCCCTTAAGTTACACAGTGTTATAAACTCTTAATAGCTAAAGTACAATAGTGATGAAGACCTTTGAGCCTGAAAAGTGAAGAGGTGGCGGCTAACTGATGAAGCCCATACACTTGAGCGTCGGCAAGTTCAACGTTGACGTAATAGTGAGGCTGGACAAGTTTCCAGAGGCCGACTTCTCGGTGAACACTGACGTATTTGAGATTCTCCCTGGGGGCTCTGCCACAAACTACAGCGTGGCTGTGAACAGACTAGGCCACACCTCGAAGTTACTGTCCAAGGTAAGCAAGGACTACGTGGTAAAGCCTCTAATGGCGAGGCTTGCTGAGGAAGGGGTAGGTTTGGACTTAGTGGAAGAAGTGAACTCCCTCCCGAATTACGCCTTAATCCTCCTAAGGAAGGACGGCGGAATATCGATAGTCAGGAGGACCATAGACCAATTGCTCCCCACTGCCGAGGACGTGAAGAAGTACAACGGCATATTCGACGTAGTCCACTTCGCGTCTATACATCCTAGCGTGGTGACAAGGGTTTCGAAGATGATAACTTACGACCCCGGGGCTTACTCTAAGTATTACGAAGGGGAGGAAGTGGACGTACTGTTCGTCAATAAGAAGGAATACGAGGACGTTAAGGGGAAGGCAAATGCAAAGCTCTTAGTAGTGAAAATGGGAGGAGAAGGAGCAATGGTGGTAGGCGAGGGCGAAGAGTGTTACTCGGAGGCGATTAAGACAGACGTAGTTGACACAACGGGGGCCGGTGACGTCTTTGACGCAGCGTTTAACGTGTTTTACTTGGAGAAGAACAGTCTAGAG of the Candidatus Aramenus sp. CH1 genome contains:
- a CDS encoding CoA pyrophosphatase, whose amino-acid sequence is MDCEAAVVLIVDGKKFLVVKRAERPGDPWSGDMALPGGRVKPGESCMETALRECKEEIGFSPEILGFLGYYSPNNVKVKVSAYLGRYKGEKIRINKDEISAYFWVTKEELKEGDSAFIYKGYRIWGMTYRILRDYIQSGNDHFIAQIRRQSSLE
- a CDS encoding carbohydrate kinase family protein, which translates into the protein MKPIHLSVGKFNVDVIVRLDKFPEADFSVNTDVFEILPGGSATNYSVAVNRLGHTSKLLSKVSKDYVVKPLMARLAEEGVGLDLVEEVNSLPNYALILLRKDGGISIVRRTIDQLLPTAEDVKKYNGIFDVVHFASIHPSVVTRVSKMITYDPGAYSKYYEGEEVDVLFVNKKEYEDVKGKANAKLLVVKMGGEGAMVVGEGEECYSEAIKTDVVDTTGAGDVFDAAFNVFYLEKNSLEDTLKLANVAAGIKVSRIGGTSSPTLEEVMQKLKKTSVKTKCK